GTATGAgctatttaaatatacatatgtgtgtgtgtctaaGCTGTAATAAAACTATTGACGCTCAAAAGTCACCATGCATATTTGCAGCGTCTTACCTATAGTTCTACGATGATGACTTGAGCTGTTTTCTCTGCGTGTTAACTCTACGCCTTCTCCTGTCCTACTCCCCTGTTCATCGCTTTCAGGTTCGTCTGATCTTACAGTCTGTGACTTCCCGAATGCTGCACCGTCAAATATAGTACACTATCAATACAAAAGCTACTACATTTAGAAGGCCTAAAAGTGGAAAAGATGGAAATACGCACGGTTAAGATAAGCGAGGGAGAAGGTGAAACCGATGTTGAATAGTATGATGAATCCAAACGATGCTCCCACGCCTATCCAATACCAATATGCTTGTGGGAAGAACCCGCGCGACTTCATCACTGTAACTCCCAGTGGTTCGATTGTGTTTGGGAGAACCTTTAAAGGTCAAATTTAATCAAACATTAGCTTTATTTCAAGCGGTACAGATCATAATTGTTCAAAAGAAATAGTTCAAGAAATTACCTTTTTCCAATTGTCTCCCAGGAACTCGTTAACTAATATTGCATTTTGGCCGTACATCAAAGGCGACATCCAGTAACCCCATATCCACCATTTCTTTACATCGTCTGTAGAAGCAAAGCAAAGTGAAGAAAAGGAGCATTCTTTAATGTATATTGCATATACCGgggaaaaaatgttaaaaaaactaatttctcAGTTCAAAATATCGTTACCTCTGGAGAGGATAAAGCCACCCAAGGCAAAGAGCAAGAGCAGTGCAAATGACCCAAAAGTATTAGCAACAATCATGTCCCTACCCATTGCTGCAATAAATCGGAAGAGTGCAGAGGCCATCTGGTTCACAAGTACTAGCAAAAAGTATTGCCTAAACAACCTGCAATACATACATTTCCAAATATTAGGAAACACAAACTCGGGTAAAACAGTTTCCAAATGTGCAACAAATTCGTTGTACATACCTCCCGACATTCGGATCAAATCCAATGACATAGTAGGTCATGAAGACCCAGACAGAAACTTCCAAAAAGGTTATTGGGATTTTAAGGATCCATGTTGGAAGAGCATATACCCATGAAGGATAGAATAGGAGGTCCCTTTGCTTGTAAAAAACAGGAAGCTTTACAATGGTCATGGGCAACTCTGACATTCCATTAAACATAATCATAACCACTGTGAAAAACAAAGCACCCAAATAGATATTTCCATCGGTTGAATCACGACGAGGCATCTTCGTCCGTAGGAAAATTGTCATTGCAATCAGTGCCATAAGGAAAAGCTAAAAAGCAGGGACGAAAGCAGAGTCAATATCCTGTTTTGCAGAAAAATGAAAGCAATACCAAGTAAAATTTAAACTTACTTGTGATAGCTTGAAGACGTAAACAAACGAATTCCTCTTCATCAGTAAGTATTCTCTTGAGAAGGAAGCTTTTAGCAGTTCCTTCTTACCAACACCATACGTTTTGGTTGTCAAGGCAGCTGGGTGACTTTTTGTCTTGTCATATGGAGCTGAAAGTTCATCTCCTATTCTTCTTCCCACATGGAATGATTGGAATGCCTCAGCAAATTCCCTTACTGCGACAAAACTGTAAGGCGCATCTCTGCGTGCCCAATACTGCTCCTGATCCTTCCTTGATGTCATCTGTGACCAAATGATCAGAAACAAATAACAGCCATGAGATTCCACATGTAAGGCTCGCCATCCAAGACTTGTTGCTGAGGTTCTTCTGCTAACTCCATACATTTTGCTTTGTCCAAACTATTACTTGCCCATTATTAGTAAGAATGAGACCATCAAAATCTAGATTTACACTAACCTCTTGCAGAAAGTCAGCCACACCTTTCCTGTCAGGACATTTAAATCCCATGGATTCAAAAAATTCGAGAACGTTTTCACGGGGTCCCTGGTACACAATATAGCCATCGGAGAGGAGAATAATGTCATCAAAAAGATCGTAAGTCTCCGGTGCTGGCTGCAGTAGAGAGATGACTGCTGTCCCATCCAGAATCTGAACATACTGCCTGAGCGAATTAACAATTTGGAAAGTTGTCGAGCTGTCCAATCCGGTAGATATTTCGTCCATAAACAATGCCTTCGCTGGTCCGACTAGCATTTCCCCTGTAATTTGACTTACGCAGATTATCATACAGGCAACTCATATCAAAGAAAGTGAATATCATTTCCCGTGCAATTTTGTGTACCTGTCGTTACACGCTTCCTTTGACCACCAGAGATACCCCTCACCATTTCATCTCCTACCATGGTATCAGCACACACTTCTAAACCCAAAACCTGAAAGTTCGAGAAAGCACATTAAAGATACTGAAGGATATGATTCCCTAAATCCTGATAAGTAATGATCATTTTCTAAATGCAGAACTCAAACGGCAAATGAGCAATATTATTACCTTCAATATATAATCTGTCGCCACATCAGCCTCCTGGCCTTCAGTTGTTGCAGCCTGATATATCAGAAGCAAATAGAGAACAGAAAGCCATCATCACTTACTGTGAAACTTTATTAtgttaaaaatcaaattaattactactcaataaaaaattgacCAAAAGCCTCAGTCATGCTAAAGATTACAGTTCCAAGCAGTGTTTGTGGTATTAGTTCTGGAATCCTAGATATAATTAATGGCCAATAGCTTCTGACTCACCTTCATGTAGATATCGACATCTGGATCTGGTTTGATATTtgcctctttttctcttctagaCAACTCTGCTAGCATATCTGCagatttcaaaaatatatagtaGTCATTATTTGTATGTTACAGATtacttgtggaaaaatttaatattcaagGAAAGCTAAAAAATGGAAATAGTGATCCCATAAGATAGTTTACTAACCATAGCGTGACCCGACCCCTTGGCACCTTGCTGAGAAGGCCAAGGTTTCCCTTACAGTCATTTCTCCAATATGGAGATCATATTGACTGATATAAGCCGCAGTTCTCTGAGGTACAAACTCTCTCATGTCATGGCCATTATAAGTCACCCTCCCAGAAAACTGAAATGACAAGTCGCGGTTTTCTAGTTAGAGATGAGATTGAAGTCAAGAAAGGATTGAAGCTGAAACGGTATTATTTTCACCTTTAAAGTTGGGTCAAGCTTTCCGGCTAGAGCTAGTAAGAGTGTTGTCTTCCCAGAACTTGGAGGACCCAATAGCAAAGTCATTCTGTCAATTACATATGCACAAAATGAAACATGGGTTTCAGAAATACAGTCTTAAATCTTAATATCCAGCATCCAATTCATGATTTCTGATGGGGATGTTTTCTCACCTCCTAGGCTTTATGACTCCAGTAACATCTTTAAGGATAGACAAATGTTTCTTTTGACTCGAAAGAATATGGAAGAAATTCAAGAACCCCTGCCGAGTGTAAATTCAAGAACAACTTAATTAACAAAAACGCTTCAAAATATATGAATGTGTCATGGTCATTAGTTCGCAAACGGTTACCTCCAGCATATTGACAGAGAAGTTAAAGAAGGTAGGCAAAGCTCTGCCTCCTACATGAGCCTCTGCCTCAACATTCACGTGCTCAAACCTGACTTCGATTGTTGGAAGATCAATCCCAACTCTGAGAGATTCCCGGAAACAAGAAAATCCGTTACGGTACTGAAGAAATTACGCACGAAAGCTAAGTACACTTGAAGAAATGCGTTAACTCCATTTCGTTATCACGAAAActtccgaaaaaaaaaaagcgtaaATAATTGGCAGAGCTCTTACCTATCTATCCGATTCCTGACcttcaacaagaacttctcattatCCTCGTCGGCTAATTTCACCAACCTCTCAAGCagtttcttcctttcttctaatcCGAGATTCTGTAAATCGACTTCAATGGCCTCACCTCTTGAAGTAGTTAGTATACCTTTTCTTAGACGATCAAAAGTAGGAAGCTTCTCGAGGGCAGCCCACTTAAGagcttcttcatcatcttcttctcgcGAAGACATCGAGAAAACGTCCACAGCATTATTCCTCCAGACCGACGAATTCCGTAATCGTAAACTACCAGTGGCCCTGTAAAGGTCACTGTTATCCATTTTTAGAACCCTGAATAAAGATCACTGCGGCTAAAACACCTCAAACCCACCAAAACCCAGAAATATTTCTTCAGGATTTACTCGAACATGATATGGGTATAAATACCGAAGATATATAGCTGCCACAATTAACTGCAAAAGTCCACCCAACCCAGAATTGTATTCCTCTAGGCAAACCAGCCAAAGGTTTCAGAGTCTATGGACAGGAACCCACGCAACAATACGTAAGAATTATCCACTCTGCAGGGTAGGAGaacgccaaaaaaaaaaaaactgcttaaTTAACtactcaataaaaatattaaaactactCAAAGCAATCCTAATAACACTGTATCTCTGGAAAAAGCTGATGAAAGACAGATCagaatgtatgtatttatgtatgttgGTTCAGATTTTCACAAcgaatatatatgcatggtgaATGGGGTCTATACAGGGAGTACAAGTGAACCGCGTGGGAGGCTTTTGAAGTGCATCCACACTCCAGGTCCAGGAGCCAGCTTCTTAGTTCTTACGTGAAAACAAGACCCacacaaacaaaaaagataaaaaataaaaaacaaaaaaaaatagaagaagttATCGCCATTTGTGGATGGTTCCTCAGTCTATAGACTGTGAGCGCAGGCGCCACCTTTTGTTGACCAatgtttcaaatatgaaatgaatttgtAAAGGTGTTAAATAGACCAATTCGTGTATGAATCTCGGTGTGAATCTGAAGGTATGAACTTGGAGCAGATGCGAACTGATTTGATTGGCTCCGTTTGGATTAAATTCGCGTATctcatttataatatattaacttatatatttaaaacttatacccACCATTACCTCTGTTACTAGACAATCCAAAATATCCGGTCAGCTTCTTGTTCAGTACGATCTGAATTTCTAGACCGACCACAAAAGTCCAGGAAGAGAGTTTAAACAGAGTAGATAATCATCTTCTCTAAagacttttgatttttttttttttttttaagaaagtaatGAAACGGAACTTGGGCAATAAGCAACAAATAATTTTGGATAGGTAACATGACAGCCAGCGGGGAAAGGATAGTTTGTTGGGTTAGATAGTTcaaagaaatataaaacaatttaGATCCCCcttttcttaatatataattcGGTGCTATAGTTTAATTGGATCACGGACGGCTGCctgcattttaatttatttattcaatgcTGAATTATAATATTAACCAATTAATTGTAATTTATTACAGAATCAATAACTTCATGAATGACCCTATCActcttcaattatttttaatttttaatgatttagtaCACgtatcttaatattttattttatttttttattatttcttattaaattattctttgtttgtatgtttctagaatatatatatatatatatatatatatatataataagaatgaCGGACCTCACACCGCTATTTTATCAGTCCCCTCCTCGGTTTGGTTGAAAAAACATGAACCTGGATCTAATTTCTtgaatcgattttttttttttattcattatatttgtaaCCTTGATCTTCTCCAATttcttaaaagaattatataaaaataatcttacaaattgacgtgatttcatTTGATCCGTtacttgataataaaaataactttataatctaacgaaccacatcaagtcacgtcaatttatgaaattactttTGTTCAATCTCTTTGTGGCCagaatatttctctttctaattttgtCAAAATGATTACATCAATAGGGAACATTAAAGTACTGGAGGCTGGACATGTAAATTAAAGGCTCGAGTCAACCAGCTTTTAACTTTCGACAGCAGCATCAACGTCCAAATATGGTACATACTTAGAACCAGCTCGAGTCAGTATTTGTCAAGTTTGGTAAAGTGGTGGAGCTTTTACGACAATAAAGAGGTACATAAATGTGGAAACCAGCATGAAAAAAGATAAATCGATATGGCTgggaaaacatgtttttttttttttttataagttggaTGGGAAAACATGTTTCAGTAATTACTCTTTCAGAAAAGCAGCATTTCTTATATAACAACAGTAAGCAACCAACATAACATCTACTTTTGATGTTTGTctacaataaaatattcttcacatcatttgagatattttcatctcattctacATCATTGCCCTCTTTCTCAAGAGCGGTCTTACCATTGATCCCGGAAACAAGCTCAGCTTCAACTGTTTGAGAAGGTAAGCGCTCGTACATTCTGAATCTTGATGGAAGAAGCTTACAACGACCCAAAGTAAGAGTCTGCCTAAGCTTCTCATAATTCCACCTTTGCTGAATATAGATAGCAATTGCAAGAATAATTGCTGTCACCGGTATCGCAATATCGCCAAACTTAGAGTAAAAATCAAAACTTGGGTTGACAAACTCATAATCCTCAGCAAAGTATGGATTACGAACGGGAGCTCTTACATAATCATAAATGTGGGGGAACAGTCTGACAGCTGTGATTCCAATGAAATAGAGTTTCCTGAGTGGTTTACAATCAATCTGCCACACAAAATTGCCAATAAGTTGGGGGAGCAGGAAAAAATCTTGAACGAGACCCACATATTCTTCTAGTACTGTTTCCCATTCCTGCAGCAAGTGGGAATTTCTTTCCAAGATTAGAATATGTGTTTTTGCCCGGAGAGATCTCTGGCTGGTCTTCCTACTATGAATGATTAGAACAATCATGAACCCGATCACATGGATGCTGAAGGTAGTAATAAGTATCCGCTTATCACTGGGGACACGGTGCAGTTCTAGAGGGGGGGCTTGTGTTAATAATCTAATGCGAGATTTCCACACCTTCTGGCTAAGCCTTAAAGTCAATATAAATGAGACCATTACAAGAAGCTTCACCGTGTAATCAATCATATGGAACCACTGATTATTCTCGAGTTCATAAGATTGCATCTCATAAGAATCGGAAGCCATTCTCTTGAAAAGAGCTTCTGCCCCTGTGATCAGAGGAAGGCTATAACCAAGAGCTTGGATACCTAGCATGACAAGAGACATATAAGGAACAGAAACCAAATTATGCTTCATGTAAAACAGCTGGCTTGAAATGCAAGCTATTGCTAATGAAAGAGTCAAAATCCGGAGAATTCCCTCAACAGCCCTATGAGACAGGATGTCTTCCCGCTGCTTCCTGTACATAACCGGAAATGTTTGGAGCTTGATTGTACTAAAGTGGAGGGGGTCATCTTCATTCCTTTTGCTGTTAATGGAAATCCTTGCCGTTGGATCCACTAACCAACGAGCTGTAGTGGGAGGGTACGACACCACCACCTCAATTAAACAGTCCATCCCAGCTTCAAGATCCATGCTTGCAAATAAGATCTTCCAAGAGGCTCGGACATCCCTGCAACCAACTAGATACATCTTCCCAACATGTGGATCATAAAGACCCTCCAAGAAAAGCACAGAAAAATTGTTATAAGCTTTTCCAGTAAGTGTGAGTTGTGCTGATACATTGAGAAGGAGCTGCTTTTCGGTGTATTCAGCCTTTGTGTGGTAAGGAGTCTCCTCTTCTGTGGTGGAACCATTGGACCAGTAGCGCCCAAACAAGGGACCAACTGAAAGAATTTCCAGTTGAACTTCAGTCTTTGGCAATCGAGGACTAGGAAATGGATCAGGAACTGCAGAGACATGAAGGGTGAGATCTTCTGAGAGAAGCGAAAGACTCACTAGGAATGCCTCTGTGTCTTCCAGTTTGGGGAAATGAAGCAAAGATTTCTTGATGACAGTTCCAAAAGTGAAGGGCTCATTCTCTTCTAGGATAGTACCAGCTGCATCAAGTTTTGAGTAGCTGTAATATGGATGGGAGGCTTTAAAATAATTCCACAACTCCGTAGGCTGCAC
Above is a genomic segment from Juglans microcarpa x Juglans regia isolate MS1-56 chromosome 1D, Jm3101_v1.0, whole genome shotgun sequence containing:
- the LOC121261997 gene encoding pleiotropic drug resistance protein 1-like, with the translated sequence MDNSDLYRATGSLRLRNSSVWRNNAVDVFSMSSREEDDEEALKWAALEKLPTFDRLRKGILTTSRGEAIEVDLQNLGLEERKKLLERLVKLADEDNEKFLLKVRNRIDRVGIDLPTIEVRFEHVNVEAEAHVGGRALPTFFNFSVNMLEGFLNFFHILSSQKKHLSILKDVTGVIKPRRMTLLLGPPSSGKTTLLLALAGKLDPTLKFSGRVTYNGHDMREFVPQRTAAYISQYDLHIGEMTVRETLAFSARCQGVGSRYDMLAELSRREKEANIKPDPDVDIYMKAATTEGQEADVATDYILKVLGLEVCADTMVGDEMVRGISGGQRKRVTTGEMLVGPAKALFMDEISTGLDSSTTFQIVNSLRQYVQILDGTAVISLLQPAPETYDLFDDIILLSDGYIVYQGPRENVLEFFESMGFKCPDRKGVADFLQEMTSRKDQEQYWARRDAPYSFVAVREFAEAFQSFHVGRRIGDELSAPYDKTKSHPAALTTKTYGVGKKELLKASFSREYLLMKRNSFVYVFKLSQLFLMALIAMTIFLRTKMPRRDSTDGNIYLGALFFTVVMIMFNGMSELPMTIVKLPVFYKQRDLLFYPSWVYALPTWILKIPITFLEVSVWVFMTYYVIGFDPNVGRLFRQYFLLVLVNQMASALFRFIAAMGRDMIVANTFGSFALLLLFALGGFILSRDDVKKWWIWGYWMSPLMYGQNAILVNEFLGDNWKKVLPNTIEPLGVTVMKSRGFFPQAYWYWIGVGASFGFIILFNIGFTFSLAYLNPFGKSQTVRSDEPESDEQGSRTGEGVELTRRENSSSHHRRTIGSGRDSRRGSTSTRSSFEIEASRNGKRGMVLPFEQHSITFDDIMYSVDMPQEMKEQGVLEDKLVLLKGVSGAFRPGVLTALMGVSGAGKTTLMDVLAGRKTGGYIEGSITISGYPKKQETFARISGYCEQNDIHSPHVTVYESLVYSAWLRLSSDVDSETRKMFIEEVMELVELNPLRNALVGLPGVNGLSTEQRKRLTIAVELVANPSIIFMDEPTSGLDARAAAIVMRTVRNTVDTGRTVVCTIHQPSIDIFEAFDELFLMKRGGQEIYVGPLGHHSSHLIKYFENMEGVRKIKDGYNPATWMLEVTTPAEELALGVDFTTLYKNSDLYRRNKALIAELSKPAPASKDLYFPTQFSQSFWTQCMACLWKQRLSYWRNPPYTAVRFLFTVFIALTFGTMFWDLGSKTKTTIDLFNAMGSMYAAVLFLGVQNSSSVQPVVAVERTVFYRERAAGMYSALPYAFGQVAIELPYVFMQSAVYGIIVYAMIGFEWTVAKFFWYMFFMYFTLLYFTFYGMMSVAFTPNHHIASIVSSAFYTIWNLFSGFIVPRTRIPIWWRWYYWACPVAWTLYGLVVSQFGDVQDRLEDNGQTVEEYLRSYLGFRHDFLGVVAVVVAGFAVLFGFIFAFSIKAFNFQRR
- the LOC121257883 gene encoding uncharacterized protein LOC121257883 translates to MKVASFAFIVWSVCGLFFGFGYANPELLEADPINYNYDRIDEVKKECASVLSSASELRPEESRVYSVKKELFFINGDWSQEVGKAPIMPFDDREVPKNSSDTPDPLNLVSFWVKDVDHTRRSRKSVSVSGLLSMGITRDGSFTDSGFDGNPHFQIWPGHSQLSIAFEGIYTESKKNGGERVLCLLGSAMLPSREPNTIDPWEWVKVSIPRYDQPPLLQDDRILLVLRFPMTFTLTSRVIRGEMRSLNPKSNPKYFDEVQILSQLGTSTDYEFASEKIVSKACDQYPFQDSLMNGGVSVYKGSHFCEILEEVTRDQAFTVVPNWRCNGTDEFCSKLGPYISDKEIKVTDGGFKDVKIYIQNLKCEQKAARGNVSSVMVSAVFRAVPPLENQYTAAVRSGVSNMTVAAEGIWKSSSGQLCMVGCLGLIGSEGIGCTSRICLYVPISFSIKQRSIVFGSFSSLDKNNASYFPLSFEKIVQPTELWNYFKASHPYYSYSKLDAAGTILEENEPFTFGTVIKKSLLHFPKLEDTEAFLVSLSLLSEDLTLHVSAVPDPFPSPRLPKTEVQLEILSVGPLFGRYWSNGSTTEEETPYHTKAEYTEKQLLLNVSAQLTLTGKAYNNFSVLFLEGLYDPHVGKMYLVGCRDVRASWKILFASMDLEAGMDCLIEVVVSYPPTTARWLVDPTARISINSKRNEDDPLHFSTIKLQTFPVMYRKQREDILSHRAVEGILRILTLSLAIACISSQLFYMKHNLVSVPYMSLVMLGIQALGYSLPLITGAEALFKRMASDSYEMQSYELENNQWFHMIDYTVKLLVMVSFILTLRLSQKVWKSRIRLLTQAPPLELHRVPSDKRILITTFSIHVIGFMIVLIIHSRKTSQRSLRAKTHILILERNSHLLQEWETVLEEYVGLVQDFFLLPQLIGNFVWQIDCKPLRKLYFIGITAVRLFPHIYDYVRAPVRNPYFAEDYEFVNPSFDFYSKFGDIAIPVTAIILAIAIYIQQRWNYEKLRQTLTLGRCKLLPSRFRMYERLPSQTVEAELVSGINGKTALEKEGNDVE